The Gloeothece verrucosa PCC 7822 genome contains a region encoding:
- a CDS encoding putative eal/GGDEF/PAS domain-containing protein — translation MPRGKNSDAITAVVSKELKEKLKKYAQSKHWSVSQAAAILIAEGLKLEESKKE, via the coding sequence ATGCCTAGGGGAAAAAATAGCGACGCGATCACAGCAGTGGTTTCTAAAGAGCTAAAAGAAAAGCTCAAAAAATATGCCCAGTCAAAACACTGGTCTGTAAGCCAGGCGGCGGCTATTTTAATTGCTGAAGGCTTGAAGCTTGAAGAATCTAAAAAAGAATGA